The Shewanella halotolerans region CCGAAGAGGTTTCAGCAGCTTATTCGAAAGAAAGGGTCTTAGCCATAGAGCAGATAAGTTGCGGTAATTGAGTAGTGTTTCGCAACAAGTTTGGCTATAACTAAAGGGCTAACTACTAGAATATGAAGTGCTGTTATCCTAAAAAATCAGCATTGAGACAAGTCGAGTCAGAGTTCTGTCAAATGGAGAGAGTAAAAATGAAAGGTTTCAAAAAGACTAACGCTAAGGGTTTCACCCTGATTGAATTAATGATCGTTGTTGCAATCATCGGTATTCTCGCCGCAGTTGCACTACCCGCCTACAGGGAATATGTTGCAACGTCACATGGTGGCGCTTCAATGAAAGGCTTAGCCGGTTACGTAACTAAGGCCCAAGCATGTATTCAGACTGGAGTAGGCTGCACTTCTATAGGTACTGAAATAACTAACGATAGTAAAATTACTGCTACTCCAGCAGTCGCCGAAGCAACAGCAACATCTCTAGTTTATGACGATGCAACCTGTTCTGTTACAGCAACTATTGGAGCTGACGGCGCATTGTCTTATTCAGCAACTTCTACTGGTGCAGGTGCTACTGCAGCACAATGTCAAGAAGGTGCAGGTCTGTAATAAGTCGCAAAATGACACAAAGAGACTATTTGTGTAGTCTCTTTGTTC contains the following coding sequences:
- a CDS encoding type IV pilin protein gives rise to the protein MKGFKKTNAKGFTLIELMIVVAIIGILAAVALPAYREYVATSHGGASMKGLAGYVTKAQACIQTGVGCTSIGTEITNDSKITATPAVAEATATSLVYDDATCSVTATIGADGALSYSATSTGAGATAAQCQEGAGL